The following are encoded together in the Candidatus Binatia bacterium genome:
- a CDS encoding DUF4142 domain-containing protein, whose amino-acid sequence MLRTFACAAALALLAAPAAWAEDHSGRAGHAQGSATTTDAGRPGSNQAVPDSPAGKTVLLDDQAFVPQALEGSMAEVQLADLALEKSKNDSVRSFAEQMKKDHTSAQSILANTATQEGIQQPTKLSPADQQLKDQLSKLQGEEFDREYMSHMVADHEKDLALFNAKARTGDGDVAAYARRMVPVLDHHLSMARSVSQSLATGHELDERQGAAPRPAQNPAQR is encoded by the coding sequence CGCCGGCCGCGTGGGCTGAGGATCATTCAGGCCGCGCAGGCCATGCGCAGGGCAGCGCGACCACCACGGACGCTGGCAGGCCCGGCAGCAACCAGGCGGTGCCCGACAGCCCGGCGGGGAAGACCGTTCTGCTCGACGATCAGGCGTTCGTGCCGCAGGCGCTCGAGGGCAGCATGGCGGAGGTCCAGCTCGCCGACCTCGCGCTCGAGAAATCGAAGAACGACTCCGTCAGGAGCTTCGCCGAGCAGATGAAGAAGGATCACACCTCGGCGCAGTCGATCCTCGCCAACACCGCGACCCAGGAAGGCATCCAGCAGCCGACGAAGCTCAGCCCGGCGGACCAGCAGCTCAAGGACCAGCTCTCGAAGCTGCAAGGTGAGGAGTTCGACCGTGAGTACATGAGCCACATGGTCGCGGACCACGAGAAGGACCTCGCGCTGTTCAACGCCAAGGCGCGCACCGGTGACGGCGACGTCGCCGCGTACGCGCGACGCATGGTGCCGGTCCTCGACCATCACCTGAGCATGGCCCGCAGCGTGAGCCAGAGCCTCGCCACCGGCCACGAGCTCGACGAGCGTCAGGGCGCGGCGCCGCGCCCCGCGCAGAATCCGGCGCAGCGCTGA
- a CDS encoding SDR family oxidoreductase: MTRSAQRLFDLTGKVALITGGSRGLGREMALAFAQAGADVVIASRKADACERVAAEVEALGRKALPHACHVGDWQALDALADAAWSHFGKVDILVNNAGMSPLYPSLAEVSEALWDKVLAVNLKGPFRLTANLGTRMAAAGGGSIINVSSIAAIRPTPTETPYAAAKAGLNALTVAFAHAFGPKVRVNCIMAGPFLTDIAKAWPPAALAAIESTSALRRAGNPDEIIGAALYFASDASSFTTGAILRVDGGRP; the protein is encoded by the coding sequence ATGACGCGCAGCGCACAACGGCTTTTCGATCTCACCGGCAAGGTCGCGTTGATCACCGGCGGCAGCCGCGGGCTCGGTCGCGAGATGGCGCTCGCGTTCGCGCAGGCGGGCGCGGACGTCGTGATCGCGAGCCGCAAGGCCGACGCCTGCGAGCGCGTCGCCGCGGAGGTCGAGGCGCTCGGGCGCAAGGCGCTCCCGCACGCCTGTCACGTCGGCGACTGGCAGGCGCTCGACGCGCTCGCCGACGCCGCGTGGTCGCACTTCGGCAAGGTCGACATCCTGGTCAACAACGCCGGGATGTCGCCGCTCTACCCTTCGCTCGCCGAGGTCAGCGAGGCGCTCTGGGACAAGGTGCTGGCGGTGAACCTGAAGGGGCCGTTCCGCCTGACCGCCAACCTCGGCACGCGCATGGCCGCGGCCGGCGGCGGCTCGATCATCAACGTCAGCAGCATCGCTGCGATCCGCCCGACGCCGACCGAGACGCCCTACGCGGCGGCGAAGGCGGGGCTCAACGCGCTGACGGTCGCGTTCGCGCACGCCTTCGGCCCGAAGGTGCGCGTGAACTGCATCATGGCGGGGCCGTTCCTGACCGACATCGCGAAGGCCTGGCCGCCGGCGGCGCTCGCCGCGATCGAGTCGACCTCGGCGCTCCGGCGCGCCGGCAATCCCGACGAGATCATCGGCGCCGCGCTCTACTTCGCGTCCGACGCGTCGAGCTTCACGACGGGAGCGATCCTGCGCGTCGACGGTGGCAGGCCGTAG
- a CDS encoding alpha/beta fold hydrolase, with translation MPHATSADGVRLHYETHGTGEPVLLIMGLGSNAYGWHRSLPWLAERYQAITFDNRGVGRSDVPKGAYTIAQMAGDAAAVLDACGIERAHVIGMSLGGMIAQRLALTYPERLRSLVLICTTPGGRNAVPASPEVLQALATGGDDPAEVYRRNAWFLYGEDTRQNHPERIEEDLAERMRIPTTPTGYFGQLQAAMHHDTWDELGALRVPTLVLHGEADLLVPTENGRLLAQRIPGAELVLIPGAGHMLQADAGDVLRDAVLGFLGRVSGTSG, from the coding sequence ATGCCTCACGCGACCTCTGCGGACGGAGTCCGCCTCCACTACGAGACGCACGGCACGGGCGAGCCCGTGCTGCTGATCATGGGCCTCGGCTCGAACGCCTACGGCTGGCACCGCAGCCTTCCGTGGCTCGCCGAGCGCTACCAGGCGATCACCTTCGACAACCGCGGCGTCGGACGCTCCGACGTCCCGAAGGGCGCCTACACGATCGCGCAGATGGCGGGCGATGCGGCGGCGGTGCTCGACGCGTGCGGCATCGAGCGCGCGCACGTCATCGGCATGTCGCTCGGCGGCATGATCGCGCAGCGCCTCGCGCTGACGTATCCGGAGCGACTGCGCTCGCTGGTGCTGATCTGCACGACGCCCGGCGGACGCAACGCGGTTCCGGCGTCGCCCGAGGTGCTGCAGGCGCTCGCCACGGGCGGCGACGATCCGGCGGAGGTCTACCGCCGCAACGCGTGGTTCCTCTACGGCGAGGACACGCGGCAAAACCATCCCGAGCGCATCGAGGAGGACCTCGCCGAGCGCATGCGGATCCCGACCACGCCCACCGGCTACTTCGGCCAGCTCCAGGCCGCGATGCACCACGACACCTGGGACGAGCTCGGCGCGCTGCGCGTGCCGACGCTGGTCCTGCACGGCGAGGCCGATCTGCTCGTGCCGACGGAGAACGGCAGGCTGCTCGCGCAGCGCATCCCGGGCGCCGAGCTCGTGCTGATCCCGGGCGCCGGCCACATGCTGCAGGCCGACGCCGGCGACGTGCTGCGCGACGCGGTGCTGGGCTTCCTCGGCCGCGTCAGCGGAACTTCGGGATGA
- a CDS encoding LLM class flavin-dependent oxidoreductase → MRFALFYEIPVPRPWSKQSEHRAYKNVLEQALAGEEFGWDAFWTVEHHFLDEFSHCSNPEVLYGAIASRTKRMRIGYGVRLMPKPYNHPVRTAESVAVLDLLSDGRVDFGTGRSSTRAELEGFGIDPHETREMWAEGIRHVVDCWTNDEVELNGKFWQMPRRRVHPKPLQEPHPPIWGATSSEDGHRQIGEAGIGLCSFAVGISPEEVKKKIDIYRAAIQNCTKPLGKYVHNQASTFTMALCAPTEAEAREVARESFEWYPKAGARLIGSLASWMAEKKRDLGSYSYAADMKNVDEAGALDLLSLEYLIENGACVLGTPEQCVEACKRYEAAGVDLLLCLINPYKIPHEKCMQTIELMGRHVIPKFR, encoded by the coding sequence ATGCGATTCGCGCTGTTCTACGAGATCCCCGTCCCGCGGCCGTGGAGCAAGCAGAGCGAGCACCGGGCCTACAAGAACGTGCTCGAGCAGGCGCTCGCCGGCGAGGAGTTCGGCTGGGACGCCTTCTGGACCGTCGAGCACCACTTCCTCGACGAGTTCTCGCACTGCTCGAACCCCGAGGTGCTCTACGGCGCGATCGCGAGCCGCACGAAGCGCATGCGCATCGGCTACGGCGTGCGGCTGATGCCCAAGCCGTACAACCACCCGGTGCGCACCGCCGAGTCGGTGGCGGTGCTCGACCTGCTCTCGGACGGCCGCGTCGACTTCGGCACCGGACGCTCGTCGACGCGCGCCGAGCTCGAGGGCTTCGGCATCGACCCGCACGAGACGCGCGAGATGTGGGCCGAGGGCATCCGCCACGTCGTCGACTGCTGGACCAACGACGAGGTCGAGCTGAACGGCAAGTTCTGGCAGATGCCGCGCCGTCGCGTGCACCCGAAGCCGCTCCAGGAGCCGCACCCGCCGATCTGGGGCGCGACCTCGAGCGAGGACGGCCACCGGCAGATCGGCGAGGCCGGCATCGGGCTGTGCTCGTTCGCCGTCGGCATCTCGCCCGAGGAAGTCAAGAAGAAGATCGACATCTACCGCGCCGCGATCCAGAACTGCACCAAGCCGCTCGGCAAGTACGTCCACAACCAGGCGTCGACCTTCACCATGGCGCTGTGCGCGCCGACCGAGGCCGAGGCGCGCGAGGTCGCCCGCGAATCCTTCGAGTGGTACCCGAAGGCCGGCGCGCGCCTGATCGGCTCGCTCGCGAGCTGGATGGCCGAGAAGAAGCGCGACCTCGGCAGCTACTCCTACGCCGCCGACATGAAGAACGTCGACGAGGCGGGCGCGCTCGACCTCTTGTCGCTCGAGTACCTGATCGAGAACGGCGCCTGCGTGCTCGGCACGCCCGAGCAGTGCGTCGAGGCGTGCAAGCGCTACGAGGCGGCGGGCGTCGATCTGCTGCTGTGCCTGATCAACCCGTACAAGATCCCGCACGAGAAGTGCATGCAGACGATCGAGCTCATGGGGCGCCACGTCATCCCGAAGTTCCGCTGA
- a CDS encoding helix-turn-helix domain-containing protein: MFKPATASSGAARAASPRPPGATAERILDATERCMRRLGMARFSMADVAAAAGLSRGAVYFHFPDRDALVRAALARAAERFVRDSEQAVRARRTLAAQVAEAAVYIRRRLRDEPQASGVAGESDTLLATLLTAHLEGVVASWVDFWQPYLAAAAARGEIRRGIDRREAAEWIVRIMLSLVVMPSAVVDLDDLEAVRGYVSRYIVQGLAPRASSDRRK; this comes from the coding sequence ATGTTCAAACCGGCGACAGCGTCGTCGGGCGCCGCACGCGCGGCGTCGCCGCGTCCGCCGGGCGCGACCGCGGAGCGCATCCTCGACGCGACCGAGCGCTGCATGCGTCGCCTCGGGATGGCGCGCTTCTCGATGGCCGACGTCGCGGCGGCGGCGGGTCTGTCGCGCGGCGCGGTGTACTTCCACTTCCCCGACCGCGACGCGCTGGTACGCGCGGCGCTCGCGCGCGCCGCCGAGCGCTTCGTGCGCGACAGCGAGCAGGCGGTGCGCGCGCGGCGCACGCTCGCCGCGCAGGTCGCGGAGGCCGCGGTGTACATCCGCCGCAGGCTGCGCGACGAGCCGCAGGCGTCGGGGGTGGCCGGCGAGAGCGACACGCTGCTCGCGACCCTGCTCACCGCGCACCTCGAGGGCGTGGTCGCGAGCTGGGTCGACTTCTGGCAGCCCTACCTCGCCGCCGCGGCGGCGCGCGGCGAGATCCGCCGCGGCATCGACCGCCGCGAGGCCGCGGAGTGGATCGTCCGCATCATGCTGTCGCTGGTGGTGATGCCGTCGGCGGTCGTCGACCTCGACGACCTCGAGGCGGTCCGCGGCTACGTGAGCCGCTACATCGTGCAGGGCCTCGCGCCGCGCGCGAGCAGTGATCGGAGGAAGTGA
- a CDS encoding SDR family NAD(P)-dependent oxidoreductase: MQARSGRLEGKVVLVTGASSGIGRATLAQCLAEGARVVGADRSEPPPEASGDACRFAKCDVTREDEVEAAVALAVRDFGRLDGVVNAAGVAGGGPVHLLDAASGWDPVLDVNLKGTFLVVKHAVKQMLTQEPRDGERGSLVTIASIEGLEGTAGGSAYNASKGGVVLLTRNVAIDYGRQGIRANAICPGFIDTPMLRGVLDLPMMDTVREHIREEHKLRRFGRPEEIASVACFLLSSDASFVSGQAIAVDGGYTAGRDHGVTALMGL, translated from the coding sequence ATGCAGGCGCGCAGCGGTCGGCTCGAGGGCAAGGTGGTGCTGGTGACCGGAGCGTCCTCCGGCATCGGACGCGCGACGCTCGCGCAGTGCCTCGCGGAGGGCGCCCGGGTCGTCGGCGCGGACCGCAGCGAGCCGCCGCCGGAAGCCTCCGGCGACGCGTGCCGCTTCGCGAAGTGCGACGTGACGCGCGAGGACGAGGTGGAGGCCGCGGTCGCGCTCGCGGTGCGCGACTTCGGCCGCCTCGACGGCGTAGTCAACGCGGCCGGCGTGGCGGGCGGCGGCCCGGTGCACCTGCTCGACGCCGCGAGCGGCTGGGATCCGGTGCTCGACGTCAACCTCAAGGGCACGTTCCTCGTCGTCAAGCACGCCGTCAAGCAGATGCTGACGCAGGAGCCGCGCGACGGCGAGCGCGGCTCGCTGGTGACGATCGCGAGCATCGAGGGGCTCGAGGGCACGGCCGGCGGCAGCGCGTACAACGCCTCGAAGGGCGGGGTCGTGCTGCTGACCCGGAACGTCGCGATCGACTACGGCCGGCAGGGCATCCGCGCCAACGCGATCTGCCCGGGCTTCATCGACACGCCGATGCTCCGCGGCGTGCTGGACCTGCCGATGATGGACACGGTGCGCGAGCACATCCGCGAGGAGCACAAGCTGCGCCGCTTCGGGCGGCCCGAGGAGATCGCCTCGGTCGCGTGCTTCCTGCTGTCGTCGGACGCGTCGTTCGTCTCCGGCCAGGCGATCGCGGTCGACGGCGGCTACACGGCGGGCCGCGACCACGGCGTCACGGCGCTGATGGGTTTGTAG
- a CDS encoding adenylate/guanylate cyclase domain-containing protein, whose translation MLAPSIASDPRQIEQWGRFERLSVSPGGAQTLFRMMLGLDVRHVLPTIRTPTVVLQRSGDRITTPPGARYIAEHIPGARYVELPGDDHFPWIGDVEPIVGEVQELVTGHRTAPEPDRVLATVLFVDIVDSTGHVARLGDRAWRDLLVRFRALVRTHLAAYRGREVDTKGDSLLATFDGPARAVRCARAISDGVAELGLAVRAGLHTGECEMLGSDVTGIAVHIGARVAEAADPGEVLVSSTVKDLVAGSGIAFSSRGTHTLAGVPGEWVLYRAEVGA comes from the coding sequence GTGCTCGCGCCGAGCATCGCCTCGGATCCGCGGCAGATCGAGCAGTGGGGACGCTTCGAGCGCCTGTCGGTGAGCCCCGGCGGCGCGCAGACGCTGTTCCGCATGATGCTCGGCCTCGACGTGCGTCACGTGCTGCCGACGATCCGCACCCCGACCGTCGTGCTGCAGCGCAGCGGCGACCGCATCACCACGCCGCCCGGCGCGCGCTACATCGCCGAGCACATCCCCGGCGCGCGCTACGTCGAGCTGCCCGGCGACGACCACTTCCCGTGGATCGGCGACGTCGAGCCGATCGTCGGTGAGGTGCAGGAGCTCGTCACCGGTCACCGCACGGCGCCGGAGCCCGACCGCGTGCTCGCGACCGTGCTGTTCGTCGACATCGTCGACTCGACCGGGCACGTGGCGCGCCTCGGCGACCGCGCATGGCGCGACCTGCTCGTGCGCTTCCGCGCGCTCGTCCGCACGCACCTCGCGGCGTACCGCGGCCGCGAGGTCGACACCAAGGGCGACTCGCTGCTCGCGACCTTCGACGGCCCCGCGCGCGCCGTGCGCTGCGCGCGCGCGATCAGCGACGGCGTCGCCGAGCTCGGCCTCGCGGTGCGCGCCGGGCTGCACACCGGCGAGTGCGAGATGCTCGGCTCCGACGTGACCGGGATCGCGGTGCACATCGGCGCGCGCGTCGCGGAGGCCGCCGATCCGGGCGAGGTGCTGGTATCGAGCACCGTCAAGGACCTGGTCGCGGGGTCGGGGATCGCCTTCAGCAGCCGCGGCACGCACACGCTGGCCGGCGTGCCGGGCGAGTGGGTGCTGTACCGCGCCGAGGTCGGTGCTTGA
- a CDS encoding transporter substrate-binding domain-containing protein: MRSRVSALVALVLTLGLLAVTVGRPAAAQAAAQTPGAAQAAGEQTSASQTSKEMVVGTYLSPPFVMKQIDGEWHGLAIELWQEIARRQSISYRVEEYDLEGLLAALERGEVDVAVGPLLITAHRERRYDMTIPFMPVSLAIATRPSHDATFLAVARSVLGSLGTALLTLLAIVVAFAILVWLLERRRNPEHFGGGVMQGIGDAIWWSVSTMTTVGYGDRTPITLWGRVVGMIWMLSSIVLVSTFIATVTSALTVVKLQPPIRSLYDLAHVRVGVVQDSGTADYLSALGIVARPYGTVEEGLSDVLARELDAFVDEWPVLRYLSQVRYSGELTIVPQPRARGFVGFALPLDSPRRRQLDVAMLEVLDDPEWEDVVQRYLGS, from the coding sequence GTGCGAAGCCGTGTGAGCGCGCTGGTCGCGCTCGTGCTCACTCTGGGCTTGCTCGCCGTGACGGTCGGGAGGCCGGCGGCCGCGCAGGCTGCCGCGCAAACCCCGGGCGCCGCGCAGGCCGCGGGCGAGCAGACCTCCGCAAGCCAGACCTCCAAGGAGATGGTGGTCGGAACCTACCTCTCGCCGCCGTTCGTGATGAAGCAGATCGACGGCGAGTGGCACGGGCTCGCGATCGAGCTCTGGCAGGAGATCGCGCGCCGCCAGAGCATCTCGTATCGCGTCGAGGAGTACGACCTCGAGGGGCTGCTCGCCGCGCTCGAGCGCGGCGAGGTCGACGTTGCGGTCGGGCCGCTCCTGATCACCGCGCACCGCGAGCGTCGCTACGACATGACGATCCCGTTCATGCCGGTGTCGCTCGCGATCGCGACCCGTCCGTCGCACGACGCGACCTTCCTCGCGGTCGCGCGCAGCGTGCTGGGCTCGCTCGGCACCGCGCTGCTGACGCTGCTCGCGATCGTGGTCGCGTTCGCGATCCTCGTCTGGCTGCTCGAGCGACGCCGCAACCCGGAGCACTTCGGCGGCGGCGTGATGCAGGGCATCGGCGACGCAATCTGGTGGTCGGTGAGCACCATGACCACGGTCGGCTACGGCGACCGCACGCCGATCACGCTCTGGGGGCGCGTCGTCGGCATGATCTGGATGCTGTCCTCGATCGTGCTGGTGTCGACCTTCATCGCCACCGTCACGTCGGCGCTGACCGTCGTCAAGCTCCAGCCGCCGATCCGCAGCCTGTACGACCTCGCGCACGTGCGCGTCGGCGTCGTGCAGGACTCCGGGACCGCCGACTACCTGAGCGCGCTCGGCATCGTGGCACGTCCCTACGGCACGGTCGAGGAGGGCTTGAGCGACGTCCTCGCGCGCGAGCTCGACGCCTTCGTCGACGAGTGGCCGGTGCTGCGCTACCTGTCGCAGGTCCGGTATTCCGGCGAGCTGACGATCGTGCCGCAGCCGCGCGCGCGCGGCTTCGTCGGCTTCGCGCTGCCGCTCGACAGCCCGCGCCGCCGCCAGCTCGACGTCGCGATGCTCGAGGTGCTCGACGACCCGGAGTGGGAGGACGTCGTGCAGCGCTACCTCGGGAGCTGA
- a CDS encoding SAM-dependent methyltransferase, with product MKRARALVALGAALTIAAGVAATATPAAAFPATPAAFLRARAAASPQTPVAPTPAGASPSTPAAPTPAASAPQTPTTPSTVTPGAGTSSADSAAVSSAIAAALAAPDRSPADRALDAQRRPAELLAFFGIAPGMKVAELGGGSGYTAELLARVVGPQGRVYGQNSPLLLERFAQKPWSERLAKPAMKNVVRLDRPLDDPFPPDVRDLDVVLLVLGYHDAYAQQVDVEAMNAAVFRALKPGGVYGIVDHSSVPGLGAEDAARLHRIDELMVILDVEDVGFELDATADFLRNPEDTRDWSASPADAGDKRGTSDRFVLKFVKPENAAAHP from the coding sequence ATGAAGCGCGCCCGAGCGCTCGTCGCGCTCGGCGCAGCCCTCACCATCGCGGCGGGCGTCGCGGCAACGGCGACGCCCGCCGCTGCTTTTCCGGCGACGCCCGCGGCGTTTCTACGGGCGCGCGCCGCGGCTTCCCCGCAAACACCCGTTGCGCCGACGCCCGCCGGGGCTTCGCCGTCGACACCCGCCGCACCGACGCCCGCCGCGAGCGCTCCGCAAACGCCGACGACACCCTCCACGGTCACGCCGGGCGCCGGCACGTCGTCCGCCGACTCCGCCGCGGTCTCGTCTGCCATCGCGGCCGCGCTCGCTGCGCCCGACCGCAGCCCGGCCGACCGCGCGCTCGATGCGCAGCGCCGTCCCGCGGAGCTGCTCGCCTTCTTCGGCATCGCGCCCGGCATGAAGGTCGCCGAGCTCGGCGGCGGCAGCGGCTACACCGCCGAGCTGCTCGCGCGCGTCGTCGGCCCGCAGGGCCGCGTGTACGGCCAGAACTCGCCGCTCCTGCTCGAGCGCTTCGCGCAGAAGCCGTGGAGCGAGCGCCTCGCGAAGCCGGCGATGAAGAACGTCGTGCGCCTCGATCGGCCGCTCGACGATCCGTTCCCGCCCGACGTGCGCGACCTCGACGTCGTGCTGCTCGTGCTCGGCTACCACGACGCCTACGCGCAGCAGGTCGACGTCGAGGCGATGAACGCGGCCGTGTTCCGCGCGCTCAAGCCGGGCGGCGTCTACGGCATCGTCGACCACAGCTCGGTGCCCGGACTGGGCGCCGAGGACGCCGCGAGGCTGCACCGGATCGACGAGCTGATGGTGATCCTCGACGTCGAGGACGTGGGCTTCGAGCTCGACGCGACCGCCGACTTCCTGCGCAACCCGGAGGACACGCGCGACTGGAGCGCCTCGCCCGCCGACGCGGGCGACAAGCGCGGCACGAGCGATCGCTTCGTGCTGAAGTTCGTCAAGCCAGAAAACGCCGCGGCCCATCCGTAG
- a CDS encoding amidohydrolase family protein, with protein sequence MLLRTSDKTRDDESYDGGLPIPTQIVSNSEFYPIPQTERQRRIERLIREMADERAHALGWSRRRFLQSACGTATALMALNIASGCSDAKSDGGFDVTDCATRDPEAAREVFQPGEYFIVDVQTHHADLEGPIGTNPALQDFFRAFRICAPATEASGDCHPNELAELSRANYLKEIFLDSETAVAMMSGIPAPSRDLQLISNEAMAATKDLGNELGASQRMLTQGMLTPNFPESADTGTRIQDMEHLVRDLGIRALKTYTGAGYGVFGDIPPWWLDDEEVAYPMYEEALRLGIDIINCHKGLRLGIFDPVHIHPRDIPKAARDWPQIRFGIYHAGFEYVEELCRLKVEEIPEATNVYPELGAIFASRVLSDDGVDAIGHLLGQLVNAFGADHILWGTDSIWYGSPQWQIDALKTFRMPPRLMEQYGYPEITKEMKAQIFGLNAARLYNLNPDEIRCTLPSDQIAQAKKAYADLRDPSLRTYGPKTRREFLKLAFGGRPDPRRSA encoded by the coding sequence ATGCTTCTCCGTACGAGCGACAAGACGCGAGACGACGAATCGTACGACGGCGGGCTACCGATCCCCACCCAGATCGTCTCCAATAGCGAGTTCTACCCGATCCCCCAGACCGAACGTCAGCGCCGCATCGAGCGGCTGATCCGCGAGATGGCGGACGAGCGCGCCCACGCGCTCGGCTGGTCGCGCCGCCGCTTCCTGCAGTCCGCGTGCGGCACCGCGACCGCCCTGATGGCGCTCAACATCGCGAGCGGCTGCAGCGACGCGAAGAGCGACGGCGGCTTCGACGTCACCGACTGCGCGACCCGCGACCCGGAGGCCGCCCGCGAGGTCTTCCAGCCGGGCGAGTACTTCATCGTCGACGTCCAGACGCACCACGCGGACCTCGAGGGCCCGATCGGCACCAACCCGGCCCTGCAGGACTTCTTCCGCGCCTTCCGCATCTGCGCGCCGGCGACCGAAGCGTCGGGCGACTGCCATCCCAACGAGCTCGCCGAGCTGTCGCGCGCGAACTACCTGAAGGAGATCTTTCTCGACAGCGAGACCGCGGTCGCGATGATGAGCGGCATCCCGGCGCCGAGCCGCGATCTGCAGCTCATCAGCAACGAGGCGATGGCCGCGACCAAGGACCTCGGCAACGAGCTCGGCGCCTCGCAGCGCATGCTCACGCAGGGCATGCTGACACCGAACTTCCCCGAGAGCGCCGACACCGGCACGCGCATCCAGGACATGGAGCACCTGGTGCGCGACCTCGGCATCCGCGCGCTCAAGACCTACACCGGCGCCGGCTACGGCGTGTTCGGCGACATCCCGCCGTGGTGGCTCGACGACGAAGAGGTCGCCTACCCGATGTACGAGGAGGCGCTGCGCCTCGGCATCGACATCATCAACTGCCACAAGGGGCTGCGCCTCGGCATCTTCGATCCGGTGCACATCCACCCGCGCGACATCCCGAAGGCCGCGCGCGACTGGCCGCAGATCCGCTTCGGCATCTACCACGCGGGCTTCGAGTACGTGGAGGAGCTCTGCCGGCTGAAGGTCGAGGAGATCCCCGAGGCGACCAACGTCTACCCCGAGCTCGGCGCGATCTTCGCAAGCCGCGTGCTGTCCGACGACGGCGTCGACGCGATCGGGCACCTGCTCGGCCAGCTGGTCAACGCCTTCGGCGCCGACCACATCCTTTGGGGCACGGACTCGATCTGGTACGGCTCGCCGCAGTGGCAGATCGACGCGCTCAAGACCTTCCGGATGCCGCCGCGCCTGATGGAGCAGTACGGCTACCCGGAGATCACCAAGGAGATGAAGGCGCAGATCTTTGGCTTGAACGCGGCGCGGCTCTACAACCTCAATCCCGACGAGATCCGCTGCACGCTGCCGAGCGACCAGATCGCGCAGGCGAAGAAGGCGTACGCCGACCTGCGCGACCCGAGCCTGCGCACCTACGGTCCGAAGACGCGGCGCGAGTTCCTGAAGCTCGCCTTCGGCGGACGGCCCGACCCGCGCCGGTCCGCATGA
- a CDS encoding VOC family protein produces MRIRQVALVARDLEPVVEDLCAVLGVEVSFNDPGVAEFGLRNAVMPLGDQFLEVVCPVRDDVTAARYLQRRRGDGGYMVILQTDDLEADRARLEASGVRVVWQITLPDIATIHLHPRDVGGAIVSLDRPLPPESWRWGGPGWEEKGARSEARGIGGVELQSDDPAGLACRWSEVLGAEVAYDDRGAPHIELDGGHLRFVSSDDDRGEGIGCVRVALRDPTAAAERARARGCVDANGRIAIGGVRFDLVGA; encoded by the coding sequence ATGCGGATCCGACAAGTCGCTCTGGTGGCGCGCGACCTCGAACCCGTGGTCGAGGATCTGTGCGCGGTGCTCGGCGTCGAGGTGTCGTTCAACGACCCCGGCGTCGCGGAGTTCGGGCTGCGCAACGCGGTCATGCCGCTCGGCGACCAGTTCCTCGAGGTCGTCTGTCCGGTGCGCGACGACGTCACGGCCGCCCGCTACCTCCAGCGCCGGCGCGGCGACGGCGGCTACATGGTCATCCTGCAGACCGACGACCTCGAGGCCGACCGCGCGCGCCTCGAGGCCTCCGGCGTGCGCGTCGTCTGGCAGATCACGCTACCCGACATCGCGACCATCCACCTGCACCCGCGCGACGTCGGCGGCGCCATCGTGTCGCTCGACCGGCCGCTGCCGCCGGAGTCGTGGCGCTGGGGCGGACCCGGCTGGGAGGAGAAGGGAGCGCGCAGCGAGGCGCGCGGCATCGGCGGCGTCGAGCTGCAGAGCGACGACCCGGCCGGGCTCGCGTGCCGCTGGAGCGAGGTGCTCGGCGCCGAGGTCGCCTACGACGACCGCGGCGCCCCGCACATCGAGCTCGACGGCGGCCACCTGCGCTTCGTCAGCTCCGACGACGACCGCGGCGAGGGCATCGGCTGCGTGCGCGTCGCGCTACGCGACCCCACCGCGGCCGCCGAGCGCGCCCGGGCGCGCGGCTGCGTCGACGCGAACGGCCGGATCGCGATCGGCGGCGTGCGCTTCGACCTCGTCGGCGCCTGA